In Saccharicrinis fermentans DSM 9555 = JCM 21142, a genomic segment contains:
- the tnpB gene encoding IS66 family insertion sequence element accessory protein TnpB (TnpB, as the term is used for proteins encoded by IS66 family insertion elements, is considered an accessory protein, since TnpC, encoded by a neighboring gene, is a DDE family transposase.) produces MIGLSANLQYYVCCKPVDMRNGFDGLAGIVRNILKQDPVSGSVFIFINRTGTHIKLLFWDGDGFALFYKRLERGRYFLEDQDKTTPSRLITREELMMILEGLSFKNLKRKKRFKIS; encoded by the coding sequence ATGATTGGGCTGAGTGCAAACTTGCAGTATTATGTGTGCTGCAAGCCTGTTGATATGCGTAATGGCTTTGATGGACTGGCCGGAATCGTGCGCAATATATTGAAGCAGGATCCTGTCAGTGGTTCCGTTTTCATTTTTATAAATCGCACCGGAACACATATAAAGCTGTTATTTTGGGACGGAGATGGTTTTGCCTTGTTTTACAAACGTCTGGAGCGAGGTAGATATTTTTTAGAAGACCAGGATAAAACAACACCATCACGACTCATTACCCGGGAAGAGTTGATGATGATTTTGGAAGGTCTTTCCTTTAAAAATTTGAAACGAAAAAAGCGATTTAAAATCAGCTGA
- the tnpA gene encoding IS66 family insertion sequence element accessory protein TnpA — protein MKCRKSLNRSMLEHVALQQESGQTIGSYAKQIGVTCSKMQYWVSKYKALEKTQKTESDTSLKFIDLNSFGLQNAQVDSFISTESSATTAVSSLQDERLPQMSLTFPNGMSLKIY, from the coding sequence ATGAAATGCAGAAAGTCCTTAAACCGAAGCATGCTTGAGCATGTGGCCCTTCAGCAGGAAAGCGGCCAAACTATTGGAAGTTACGCCAAACAAATTGGTGTAACATGCTCGAAAATGCAATACTGGGTAAGTAAATATAAGGCCCTTGAAAAGACTCAAAAAACAGAAAGCGACACCAGCCTGAAATTTATTGACCTTAACTCATTCGGTCTTCAGAATGCACAGGTTGATTCTTTCATCTCAACAGAATCTTCGGCAACAACGGCAGTTTCATCGCTACAGGATGAGCGATTGCCGCAAATGAGCCTTACTTTTCCGAACGGCATGAGCCTGAAAATTTACTAG
- a CDS encoding helix-turn-helix transcriptional regulator, whose protein sequence is MATNKNATIRYQILNRCFRNPGRKYYIEDLIDACTDALLDVDPYSTGVKRRQIFDDIKFMKDSKGFDAPIEALPEGRKRYYRYSDCNFSINNQPLNEQEAQQLKESLMTLSRFKGLPQFDWVEEIKVRLEQSFSLKTEDNILSFDENQYLTGREYIEDLYNAIINKQVIKVVYKPFSVEEEIVFELHPYYLKQYNNRWFLFGKNELFDCITNVALDRIHKIENSRLAYRENTDIDFDAFFDDVIGVSITPETSIQKILLKVNRKQWKYIETKPLHGSQKVKEVTDESAIIQIDVIPNYELEALLLSFGESVEVLSPQDFRNKIRERVLSLNNIYS, encoded by the coding sequence ATGGCTACAAATAAAAATGCTACTATCCGATATCAAATTTTAAATCGCTGTTTCCGCAATCCTGGGCGCAAATATTACATTGAGGATTTAATAGACGCATGCACTGATGCTTTATTAGATGTAGATCCTTACTCAACAGGAGTTAAACGCCGCCAAATATTTGATGATATCAAGTTCATGAAAGACTCTAAGGGATTTGATGCACCGATAGAAGCATTACCAGAGGGGAGAAAGCGCTATTATCGTTATTCAGATTGTAACTTTTCGATTAATAATCAACCGCTGAATGAACAGGAGGCGCAGCAGCTAAAGGAATCGCTGATGACTTTATCAAGATTTAAAGGTTTGCCCCAATTTGATTGGGTTGAGGAAATAAAAGTGCGTTTGGAACAAAGTTTTAGTTTAAAAACGGAAGATAATATATTAAGTTTTGATGAGAATCAATATTTAACAGGACGAGAATATATTGAGGATTTATACAATGCCATAATAAATAAGCAAGTTATAAAAGTTGTTTATAAACCGTTTTCTGTTGAAGAAGAGATTGTATTTGAGTTACATCCATATTATCTTAAGCAATATAATAACAGGTGGTTTTTGTTTGGGAAGAACGAGTTATTTGATTGTATCACCAATGTAGCATTGGATAGAATACATAAAATAGAAAACTCAAGGCTCGCTTATAGAGAAAATACGGATATAGATTTTGATGCGTTTTTTGATGATGTTATCGGTGTATCTATTACTCCAGAGACAAGTATACAGAAGATTTTACTAAAAGTGAATCGTAAACAATGGAAATATATTGAAACCAAGCCATTGCATGGTTCGCAGAAAGTAAAAGAGGTTACGGATGAAAGTGCCATAATTCAAATTGATGTGATACCAAATTATGAGTTAGAAGCCTTATTGCTATCGTTTGGAGAAAGTGTAGAAGTGTTATCCCCGCAAGATTTCAGAAATAAGATAAGGGAAAGAGTATTAAGCTTAAATAATATTTATAGTTAG
- a CDS encoding helix-turn-helix transcriptional regulator yields the protein MKELLKAKGIKQKWLAQKIGVSEVTVSNWVKEKSFPSNKHLEKLSQLLDVPIKELKH from the coding sequence ATGAAAGAATTGTTGAAAGCAAAGGGGATCAAGCAAAAGTGGCTAGCTCAAAAGATAGGGGTTAGCGAGGTGACTGTAAGTAATTGGGTTAAGGAAAAAAGTTTTCCCAGCAATAAGCACCTGGAGAAATTAAGCCAATTACTAGATGTACCCATTAAAGAGTTGAAGCATTAG
- a CDS encoding BrxA family protein, with product MEDVIKYDFSFTASSLRRNDMVMVAKNLIGREKLNLEQELGRGKGATGKRILRECNKRIAKLTHEQIDLLIDGDLITQNHMAFLAICKLHSFIRDFVVDVVREKLLVYDYGLTEGEYISFYRRKAELHSEMESLKESTQRKIKQVTFKILEQAGLIDGVKTKVIQAQILDHKVCRTIVSDDKEWLKVFLLTDQDINSWTEY from the coding sequence ATGGAGGATGTAATAAAATACGATTTTTCATTTACAGCCTCATCTTTGCGGCGAAATGACATGGTGATGGTGGCGAAGAATTTAATTGGTAGAGAGAAACTGAATTTGGAGCAGGAATTAGGAAGAGGGAAAGGCGCTACCGGAAAGAGGATTTTACGAGAATGCAATAAAAGAATAGCAAAACTCACCCATGAACAGATTGATTTGCTGATTGATGGAGATCTGATAACTCAAAACCACATGGCCTTTTTGGCGATATGTAAACTGCACTCTTTTATTAGAGACTTTGTGGTGGATGTGGTTAGAGAGAAACTTTTGGTATATGATTATGGGTTGACTGAAGGAGAGTATATTTCCTTTTATCGTAGAAAAGCAGAGTTGCATAGTGAAATGGAAAGCTTAAAAGAATCAACACAGAGGAAGATTAAGCAGGTTACTTTTAAAATACTTGAGCAAGCAGGGCTTATTGATGGAGTGAAGACAAAAGTCATTCAAGCCCAGATACTCGACCATAAAGTATGCAGAACCATTGTAAGTGATGATAAAGAATGGCTTAAAGTGTTTTTATTAACCGATCAGGATATAAACAGTTGGACAGAATACTAA
- a CDS encoding DUF1788 domain-containing protein, with protein MKDISEKFDHLYKVISSKSFLNKEALGGEIPFFISAYDAKKELLVDESIKLLINKLDTSGVPVLELNLYELVCEILENKGGVERMFKVEKLKSKEKFLRALQSSLNIHQVLMPLIQRKIEQANAHVYFLTGIGKVFPFIRSHNVLNNLQNIAKEAPTVAFFPGDYNGHTLNLFGLLKDDNYYRAFNIEKIEA; from the coding sequence ATGAAAGATATATCAGAAAAATTCGACCATTTATATAAAGTTATTTCATCTAAAAGTTTTTTAAACAAAGAAGCATTAGGTGGTGAAATTCCTTTTTTTATTTCGGCATATGATGCAAAAAAAGAGTTGCTAGTGGATGAATCAATAAAGTTATTGATAAATAAGCTAGATACATCAGGTGTGCCGGTATTGGAACTGAATTTGTATGAATTAGTATGTGAAATACTGGAAAACAAAGGAGGTGTTGAACGAATGTTTAAGGTTGAGAAATTAAAATCGAAAGAAAAATTTTTAAGAGCACTACAATCTTCTTTAAATATTCATCAAGTACTTATGCCCTTAATTCAACGTAAAATAGAACAGGCAAATGCTCATGTTTACTTTTTAACAGGTATTGGCAAAGTGTTTCCTTTTATACGTTCGCATAATGTTTTAAATAATCTGCAAAATATAGCCAAAGAAGCCCCGACGGTTGCTTTTTTCCCTGGAGACTACAATGGGCATACCTTAAATTTGTTTGGGTTATTGAAGGATGATAATTACTACCGAGCATTTAATATTGAAAAAATAGAAGCCTAG
- the brxC gene encoding BREX system P-loop protein BrxC, which translates to MNIKSFFEKDINRNIETVIKADDRAHISDEVAEYVITHEIAKKIRDFFQSYNDYAGANGVWISGFFGSGKSHLLKILSYVLENKSFNGYKSGELFAEKIEDDEMLKGDVMAATRIPSESILFNIDQQAQITAKSDENAILSVFYKVFFDHLGYYGFQTHVAEFEMWVDKQGHFETFKSKFAEKHKSPWEEARLDYFDPLVTDAIAEVLGELNNTDASKYENILEGLEDRQKQSIEDFCLRVHDYIKTKPKGFRLNFFVDEVGQYISDNTKLMLNLQTIAETLATRTKGCSWILVTSQEDMEKVVGDMSKSQQNDFSRIQARFKLKVPLTSANVDEVIEKRLLKKNDNAQKRLVSSYKEEKAHLDTLLSFSDAGVQFKGYKEDTDFSHKYPFVPYQFDLFQHCRRALSTHNAFQGKHASVGERSMLGVFQQVIQSIEERDDRALVSFDKMYEGVRNELRGEIQSSVILAERNLDNRFAVQVLKALFLVKYFANFKTTRRNISVLMIDDINVDLKKHERNIEEALNTLENQSYVQRNGDIYEFLTDDEKDVEEEIKSTDIDEQAVTDLLKAIFFDEIIRDNKIKFLDNKQDYDFTNKIDGSILGREKELEIEIITPNYVDYDKLDIIKAQTMGSASMKMILPLDAVFMKDLKMYLRTHKYVKQSQSTTNRPEVKRILQDKGQQNADRRRNLLLIANKLMATSTVIMNGQKHEMGQNTEGKTRVVNAFQDLIKIVYSNLRMLGSVQYSEDTIKQVIRDKQDALFGADDKSMSEAESEIINLIKRRKKQSDRTSLNDLKTHFLRKPYGWYPNAIWTISAKLYKRGKLELKQDTNLLDDDRVLNALLNSAYHANTLLEPQATFDVAMVKKLKQTYADAFDENCALTEAKDVANAFKERLKEMQVELGKLLAKRNSYPFISGLSDFNEKLYRWSTKEYSYYLTNISDFEDDLLDTKEDLLDPIKRFMNGDQVQIYDAIHALLNGDRSNLDYIEGNEFKTLENLLAHPKPYTGNLIREAKAAKEELSKKVLNLIEEEKTSAIATVEKTIKVLQSKDEYKNLESGKQNIIVRPLQDEMQKLHNQKYIAIIRDIKHKVKDRLLEQQLNEMIRLSTPIKEEAAKKDGAPVVHDPIPHYIRKSAVKVNFSKTELRSETDVQEYIEAYKKALLKEIKNNRRISL; encoded by the coding sequence ATGAATATAAAGTCATTTTTTGAGAAGGATATCAATAGAAATATTGAAACAGTTATTAAAGCTGATGATAGAGCGCATATCTCTGACGAAGTAGCAGAATATGTTATTACCCATGAAATAGCGAAGAAAATAAGAGATTTTTTTCAGTCGTATAATGATTATGCTGGAGCCAATGGTGTATGGATATCTGGTTTTTTTGGTAGTGGTAAGTCGCACTTATTAAAGATTTTATCCTATGTTTTAGAGAATAAGTCTTTTAATGGCTACAAGAGTGGCGAATTATTTGCTGAGAAGATTGAAGATGATGAGATGTTAAAAGGAGATGTGATGGCGGCCACTCGTATTCCCTCAGAATCTATTCTTTTTAACATAGACCAGCAGGCACAGATTACTGCCAAGTCGGATGAGAATGCAATACTATCGGTATTTTATAAAGTGTTTTTTGATCACTTGGGATATTATGGTTTTCAGACCCATGTAGCAGAATTTGAGATGTGGGTAGATAAACAAGGGCATTTTGAGACTTTTAAAAGTAAGTTTGCTGAAAAACATAAAAGCCCTTGGGAGGAAGCTCGCTTAGACTATTTTGATCCTTTGGTGACAGATGCCATTGCGGAAGTATTAGGCGAACTAAATAATACGGATGCATCGAAATATGAAAATATATTAGAAGGACTGGAAGACAGGCAAAAACAATCGATAGAAGACTTTTGCTTGCGCGTGCATGATTATATTAAAACAAAACCTAAAGGTTTCCGATTAAACTTTTTTGTGGATGAGGTAGGGCAATATATCAGCGATAATACCAAGTTGATGTTAAACTTGCAAACTATAGCAGAAACGTTAGCTACCAGAACCAAGGGGTGCTCGTGGATATTGGTTACTTCGCAGGAGGATATGGAGAAAGTAGTAGGAGATATGAGTAAAAGTCAACAGAATGACTTCTCCAGGATTCAGGCTCGCTTTAAGCTTAAAGTACCTTTAACTTCAGCTAACGTAGATGAGGTGATTGAGAAAAGGTTGTTAAAGAAAAATGACAATGCGCAGAAACGATTGGTGTCTTCTTATAAAGAAGAGAAGGCCCATTTGGATACTCTTTTATCGTTTTCAGATGCAGGTGTGCAATTTAAAGGATATAAAGAAGATACGGATTTCAGTCATAAATACCCTTTTGTACCTTATCAGTTCGATCTTTTTCAGCATTGTCGCAGAGCCTTATCTACGCATAATGCTTTTCAGGGAAAACATGCTTCTGTGGGAGAACGTTCGATGCTGGGGGTATTTCAGCAAGTGATTCAAAGTATTGAAGAGAGAGATGACAGGGCCTTAGTTAGTTTTGACAAGATGTATGAAGGGGTTCGTAACGAACTGCGTGGAGAAATACAAAGTTCAGTTATATTGGCTGAGCGTAATCTGGATAATCGTTTTGCAGTGCAGGTGTTAAAAGCGTTATTTCTGGTAAAATACTTCGCTAATTTTAAAACCACACGGCGAAATATATCCGTTTTGATGATTGATGATATCAATGTTGACCTTAAAAAACATGAGCGCAATATCGAAGAGGCACTCAATACGCTTGAGAATCAAAGTTATGTGCAGCGTAATGGGGATATATATGAGTTTTTAACTGATGATGAAAAAGATGTAGAGGAAGAAATTAAAAGTACGGATATTGATGAGCAAGCAGTAACCGATTTGTTAAAAGCGATATTTTTTGATGAGATTATCCGTGACAATAAAATAAAATTTCTGGACAATAAACAGGATTACGATTTCACTAATAAGATTGATGGTTCTATTCTGGGTAGAGAAAAAGAATTGGAAATAGAAATCATAACACCGAATTATGTTGATTACGATAAATTAGACATTATAAAAGCACAAACCATGGGTAGTGCTTCCATGAAAATGATTTTACCATTGGATGCGGTTTTTATGAAAGACCTGAAGATGTATTTACGTACGCACAAATATGTGAAGCAAAGTCAGTCTACCACAAATCGACCAGAGGTAAAAAGAATATTACAAGACAAAGGACAACAGAATGCGGATCGTCGTCGCAATTTATTGTTGATTGCCAACAAACTGATGGCTACTTCTACAGTTATTATGAACGGCCAAAAACATGAGATGGGTCAAAATACTGAAGGTAAGACCCGTGTAGTGAATGCTTTTCAGGATCTGATAAAAATAGTTTATTCTAATTTACGGATGCTGGGTAGTGTGCAATATAGTGAAGACACCATTAAACAAGTTATCAGAGACAAGCAAGATGCTCTTTTTGGAGCAGATGATAAGTCCATGTCTGAAGCTGAATCAGAAATAATAAATCTTATTAAACGGCGCAAGAAACAATCGGACAGGACATCGCTGAACGATTTAAAAACACATTTTTTGCGCAAACCATACGGCTGGTATCCCAATGCTATTTGGACGATAAGCGCAAAACTATACAAACGAGGTAAGCTAGAATTAAAGCAAGATACCAATTTGTTAGATGACGATAGAGTATTAAATGCTTTGCTTAATAGTGCCTATCATGCCAATACATTGCTTGAACCACAGGCTACTTTTGATGTAGCTATGGTGAAAAAACTGAAACAGACGTATGCGGATGCTTTTGATGAAAACTGTGCGCTAACGGAGGCTAAAGATGTGGCCAATGCTTTTAAAGAGAGACTGAAAGAGATGCAGGTGGAACTCGGTAAATTATTGGCGAAGAGAAATAGTTATCCTTTTATTAGTGGCTTAAGTGATTTTAATGAAAAGTTATATCGTTGGAGCACGAAAGAATACAGCTATTACCTTACAAATATAAGTGATTTTGAAGATGACTTGCTAGACACAAAAGAAGACTTGTTGGATCCGATCAAACGATTTATGAATGGAGATCAGGTACAAATATACGATGCTATACATGCGCTATTAAATGGCGATCGCTCTAATTTAGATTATATTGAAGGGAATGAATTTAAAACTCTTGAAAATTTATTGGCTCACCCTAAGCCTTATACTGGCAATTTAATCAGAGAAGCCAAGGCAGCCAAAGAGGAGTTAAGTAAAAAAGTATTAAATCTTATTGAGGAAGAAAAAACTTCAGCCATTGCAACAGTAGAGAAGACCATTAAAGTTTTACAAAGCAAGGATGAGTATAAAAACTTAGAATCAGGCAAACAAAATATAATTGTAAGGCCCTTGCAGGATGAAATGCAGAAGTTGCATAATCAAAAGTATATTGCCATTATACGTGATATCAAGCATAAGGTAAAAGATAGACTTTTGGAGCAACAGCTCAACGAAATGATTCGTTTATCCACACCGATAAAAGAAGAGGCTGCTAAAAAAGATGGTGCGCCTGTGGTACACGACCCGATTCCGCATTACATCAGAAAGAGTGCGGTGAAAGTAAATTTTAGCAAAACAGAATTACGATCAGAAACGGATGTGCAGGAGTATATAGAAGCCTATAAAAAGGCCTTGTTAAAAGAAATAAAAAATAACAGACGTATTTCGCTATAG
- a CDS encoding DUF3696 domain-containing protein has translation MINKIGIQNFRIFQNLQSFNLDKINILTGTNGVGKSTFKNGFRLLKEVLAFDKKQRLISFNNLNLSPEQKLIFGSFKANISYESISKGFKFSFGFNHTIFGDLTADLQLDIHDFEQDTLLPTQLSFYKQDQLLADFINEYDYREENGFWGVNQSSIEHIIPRIHEALIAYKDLMHEQEGLCLLDKKLTENEILTTKETALYEKYLAMGYVFNAFNIDEEKHKIATGYGDDKIKDQRPSTILSPDGNYFEPIDNRSNFLDDDFTDVSGLLFNTTLLTLVIKANTLEVLNNNKYKILYEELLKENVKTVEDFKSLYKDFEKEVLYILFKELLPGISTSFLELLSPCKNIPSAPIDGDIKNPIFKALLEAGDLDWKCTYRKVLGAEEEEEISNVGKNKYNQSKDNKSTHSKDEEDFRFHKTLRYLTDIYKSIALEFSRQLYSLLDKSIFAHSDLSFSNNYFLPDINKDKNPFLLFGSEYLDEFHYESSNTIKFINKWLKEFDIADEIEIKPIIAGDEKIGITYFLKVNDKERPLINYGRGINQFVCNLLAFCTNRVNVEYSHNTVFLEEPEVNLHPSFQSKLAEMVTDATQKFNCSVVIETHSEYFIRKFQYLVASPEYPVRADDVSISYLYHPDKIPQGKKQVEKLIIEEDGGLDGEFGKGFFDEASNWKRELMRLKHAQKN, from the coding sequence ATGATAAATAAAATAGGTATTCAGAATTTTAGAATATTTCAGAATCTTCAAAGCTTTAATTTGGATAAAATAAATATTCTAACCGGAACAAATGGAGTTGGTAAAAGTACTTTTAAAAATGGATTTCGCCTTTTAAAAGAAGTACTTGCATTTGATAAAAAACAACGTTTAATTTCTTTCAATAATCTTAATTTAAGTCCAGAACAGAAGCTTATTTTCGGTTCGTTTAAAGCAAATATCAGTTATGAAAGTATCTCAAAAGGGTTCAAGTTTAGTTTTGGTTTTAACCATACCATATTTGGGGATTTGACGGCTGATTTGCAGTTAGATATTCATGATTTTGAGCAAGATACATTACTACCAACTCAATTATCATTTTATAAACAAGACCAGTTATTAGCTGATTTTATTAATGAATATGATTATAGGGAAGAGAATGGTTTCTGGGGGGTAAATCAATCATCTATAGAACATATAATACCACGGATTCACGAGGCTTTAATAGCATATAAAGATCTTATGCACGAACAAGAAGGTTTGTGCCTTTTAGATAAGAAACTCACAGAAAATGAAATTCTCACTACTAAGGAAACGGCATTGTATGAAAAGTATTTAGCAATGGGCTATGTTTTTAATGCTTTTAATATTGATGAGGAAAAGCATAAAATAGCTACAGGCTATGGTGATGATAAGATAAAAGACCAACGTCCTTCCACTATTTTATCGCCTGATGGAAATTATTTTGAACCCATTGATAATCGATCTAACTTTTTAGACGATGACTTCACAGATGTTAGTGGATTATTATTTAACACAACCTTATTAACACTAGTAATCAAAGCAAATACTTTAGAGGTTTTAAATAATAATAAGTACAAAATACTTTATGAGGAATTGTTAAAAGAAAATGTTAAAACCGTAGAAGATTTTAAATCCTTGTATAAGGATTTTGAAAAAGAAGTTTTATATATTCTTTTTAAGGAATTGTTACCTGGTATTTCTACAAGTTTCTTGGAATTATTGAGCCCTTGTAAAAATATACCTTCAGCCCCCATAGATGGCGATATAAAGAATCCTATTTTTAAAGCTTTGCTAGAAGCAGGAGATCTTGATTGGAAATGTACTTATCGTAAAGTATTGGGAGCTGAAGAAGAAGAGGAGATTAGCAATGTCGGTAAAAATAAATACAATCAGAGTAAAGACAATAAGTCTACGCACTCCAAAGATGAAGAAGATTTTCGTTTTCATAAGACCCTAAGGTATTTAACTGATATTTATAAATCCATTGCTCTTGAGTTTAGTAGGCAATTATACAGCTTGCTTGATAAAAGTATTTTCGCTCATAGTGACTTATCATTTTCCAATAATTATTTTCTGCCTGATATAAATAAGGATAAAAACCCATTTCTACTATTTGGATCTGAATATTTAGATGAATTTCATTATGAAAGTTCAAACACAATTAAATTTATCAATAAATGGTTAAAAGAATTTGACATTGCTGATGAGATTGAAATAAAACCCATTATTGCAGGAGATGAAAAAATAGGAATAACCTACTTCTTAAAAGTCAATGATAAAGAACGCCCTTTAATAAATTATGGCCGCGGAATTAATCAATTTGTTTGTAATTTATTGGCATTTTGTACCAATAGAGTGAATGTTGAATACTCGCATAATACAGTTTTTCTTGAAGAACCAGAAGTAAATCTTCATCCTAGTTTCCAAAGTAAATTAGCTGAAATGGTAACGGATGCTACACAAAAATTTAATTGCTCTGTAGTTATCGAAACTCACTCTGAGTACTTTATTCGTAAATTCCAGTACTTGGTGGCTAGCCCTGAATATCCAGTGAGAGCAGATGATGTTTCCATCTCTTACCTTTATCATCCTGATAAAATACCCCAGGGTAAAAAGCAAGTGGAGAAATTAATTATTGAAGAAGATGGTGGTTTAGATGGGGAGTTTGGTAAAGGATTTTTCGATGAAGCATCAAATTGGAAGAGAGAACTGATGCGTTTAAAACACGCCCAAAAAAATTAA